The Spirosoma sp. SC4-14 DNA window AATTGAGCGACTGGTACGTTTTTTCTGGCGTGTTCGATCTGTACCGGCGACAGGTCGATACCGAGGTAGTTAAAACGCTGGCTTAGATACTCAGCCGTAGGAATACCGTCGGCACAGCCTAATTCGAGAATAGAGGTATTGACCAAAAGCCGTTTGCTAAATTCGGTCAGCCAGCTTTCGTAGCGAATTTTATGATCATTCTGATAGTGTTTGCGGTAAACACCCGCCAAACGATCATATCCGTCGCGAACAATGTCTTTTGGTGTTTTCATGGCTGATCAATAGCTCCCAACACAGCCGTTATTCGCTCTTCGACGGTCAGATCGCCTTCAAGACGAAGTACGGGGCAGGAGAGTTGTTGCAGCCAGCTTTCGTGTCGGGGTTTACTACGCCCTTGCTGCAAGCCCGAATCATAGCCAGCGGCCCACTCAATGAATGCTTCGGAACGTTGACGTTGTTCGGCATTTTGTTGGGCTCCGAAGCCATAACGATCAATTTCCCGTTGCCATAGCCGTTGAATACGAATATCAGCAGGAATCCAAAGGTATACAACCAAATCAAATAGCGTTTCCCAGTAGCTGCCCCAACTATCCAGCGAGCCACCTACAATCCAGTTCGGATGCTGGTTGAGATCTGTTTTCAATAACTGATTGCGCACTGTTGGATCGTGCCGAACCTGAAAAGGCGGTTGGGTCGGGAGCCAATAATAGGCATCGGCATCGAAATAGGGAATCGACAAGCGCGCGGCCAGTGCTTCGCCTAATGTGGTAACCCCTGAACCCGATGCGCCTACAAGATGAATACGCATGGCGGTTATGCTTCTCTTGTCCAGACAATGAAATCGGTTACGGGGGCTTCTGTCAGAAGCGGCCGAATCAGTTGAACGACCTGCCCCCGATGGTAAGCCGCATGATGGCTCATGTGGGTTAGCATATCGAGCAGCGTACTTTGGTAGGGAACCCCTTTCGAGGTAGCATAGTCGAAGGATTGCAGTAGTTCGGGTTCGGCCAGTGTAGTGATGTAGCTGACTATTTTGCGGTGCTGTCGTTCGGCCGTCTCGGCCATCCAGCTAATAGGAATGTCTTCCCAGATGGCTACATAGGCTGTTTCTTTCATGATTCGGTTAAGCCACACATGCTGAGCCGACAGAATGTGCCCCATCACGGCAATAGCGCGTGACGGGGGATTTTCCAGCGTTTCGAGTGCGTCAATAACCCGGAGGTTGGCCCAGAGTTCGTAATTTAGTAAATGGACAAGGTAGTTTTTCATTGAATCCCGCGTTTCACTGCCTGATACAACGCTTCAACAACGTTGGTTCGCGTATTCAACTCGCTAATTCGGTTATTGTTCCGGGTTGGATACACGCGGTTCGACAGAAAGACATAGGCCAGATTATAGGCAGGTTCAATCCAGATGAAGGTACCCGTAAAGCCCGAATGGCCAAAACTGGCTTCTGTAGCCGATTTTGGAGCATTGCCTGAGTATTTGAACGAGGGTTTATCGAAGCCCAGTCCGCGCCGGTTGCCCAGTTCAGGAAACTGATAGCGCGTAAACTCGTTCATGGTTTTGGTCGAAATAAACTGCTGGCCACCATAGTACCCTTTCTGCAAATACATCTGAACCATCTTGAGCAGATCGTTCGAGGTGCCGAACAGACCCGCGTGGCCCGACAACCCATCGAGCATGGCCGCTCCCTCGTCGTGAACCCGGCCCCAGATGAGCGTATTGCGGAACAACGAATCGTATTCGGTGGGTGCAATGCGGTTGAGCGAGTAGAACCGACGTGGTTTATAGGTTAGCGTTGAGGCACCGATTGGTCGATAAAACGTTGATTTCAGATAATCTTCAAAATCGATTTTGGTAAGTCGTTTTATGACCAGTGGGTACATAATAAACGATAAATCCGAATAGACATACTCTTTCTTTTCGTTCAGGGGTGAGTCCTTGATTTGCTGATAGATAACTTTCGGATAACCCTTAAACTCAAACAGGCTATCGGTCACCTCAATTGGAAAACGGGCCGAACGTGCGGGCTTAAACGTGCGCGGTTTCCAGGTACCATCTTCATTCTTGGTATCTTTCCAGAAGGCAATCCAGGCTTTCAGCCGGGCCTGGTGGGTAAGCACATCGCGCCAGACCAGATCGGCTTTGTTCGATTTTTTCAGAAACGGCAGGTAATCGACCATTTTGCCGTCCAGATTGAATTTGCCTTCATCAACGAGCTTCATCAGTGCTGGCGTGGAGGTGCTCACCTTCGTCACCGACGCCATGTCGAACAGATCGTCTAGTTGAGTCGGTTTGGGCTCGGCTCCCAGCGATGCATCGTAGGTGTGATTTCCGTAAGCCTTATGGAAAATTACTTTGCCATCTTTGGCCATCTGCACCACACAGCCCGGAAAGGCTTTTTGGGTTAGCCCAACGTTGACCAGCGAATCGACCTGTTGGGTCAGGAAACGGCTGTCGATGCCCACTTCTTCGGGAATGGTGTATTTCAGACGACCAATCGGATTGATGGCCAGTCCGTCGCCCGTACGGAAGCGTTGGTTTACGGTAACTGGCAGTTTTCCATTAGCACCGATAGCTCCAAAAATCAATTGAGCCGATAGTTCTTCTGTGTAGTTGGTTAGCTGATAGGGCATTACAATGGCCCGCGCCTGCTCTATATTTCGGTTGGTCTGTACTGTATCGGCCGGGAAAGTCAGTTTGTCGAGCACATAGACATTCCCAAATACGGTAACAATGGCCTTGCCGGTAGCTACCAGTTCGCTGACAAGGCCGGCGGTTTTGGCTTGCAGACCGTATTTAGCACCCGGGCGAATATTATTCAGATGCACATCTACCAGGAGCAGATTGTAGTTCTGAAGCGAATCGCGAACGGCCGCCAGCGTTGAATCGGGTGTTTTGGAGGTGATGTTAAAATGCTTGACCTCGGTATAGTTGGCAGCCATTTTCTGAAAAGCGGTTAGTTTGTCGCTTTCGACCGATACCGTAGCGATGCGCAGAGTGTCGAGCCGCTGTAGAGGCAGGACGCTATTATCGTTTTTCAGTACCGTCAGACTGGCTTCGGTGAGTTTGCGATTCAGCAGGTCGTCGCTCACCCGGTTAAGGTCGTTCACCAGATTGTCGAGCACAACGGGCTTGTAGTTGTTGAGGCCAGCCCAGGCTTTGGCGCGGAGCACTTTCAGGCAGCGGGCATCCAGCGACTCCTGCGAAATACGCCCATCGGCAACGGCTTGTTTGATTTGAGCCAGTGCTGCCGGAACAT harbors:
- a CDS encoding DinB family protein, encoding MKNYLVHLLNYELWANLRVIDALETLENPPSRAIAVMGHILSAQHVWLNRIMKETAYVAIWEDIPISWMAETAERQHRKIVSYITTLAEPELLQSFDYATSKGVPYQSTLLDMLTHMSHHAAYHRGQVVQLIRPLLTEAPVTDFIVWTREA
- a CDS encoding glycoside hydrolase family 3 N-terminal domain-containing protein, which translates into the protein MPSYRLLLITFINVLFAITAFSQASPPFLTLSQAQNRWADSVYACLTPDERIAQLIMVAGYSNRKPAYEDSLVNLVHSYKLGGVVMFQGGPMRQAKLTNRLQALSAVPLLIAMDAEWGLAMRLDSTVRYPYQMTLGAIQGNDSLIYNMGASLARQAHRLGVHVNFAPSVDVNNNPNNPVINFRSFGEDKYAVTRKALAYMRGMQDNGLLTSLKHFPGHGDTGTDSHYDLPLINKSRSQLDSLELYPFRQLIKSGAAGVMIAHLSIPALDTTRNRPSTLSPAIVTNLLKNELGFQGLIFSDAMNMKGVTKYFPSGQADELGLEAGMDVLEFTEDVPAALAQIKQAVADGRISQESLDARCLKVLRAKAWAGLNNYKPVVLDNLVNDLNRVSDDLLNRKLTEASLTVLKNDNSVLPLQRLDTLRIATVSVESDKLTAFQKMAANYTEVKHFNITSKTPDSTLAAVRDSLQNYNLLLVDVHLNNIRPGAKYGLQAKTAGLVSELVATGKAIVTVFGNVYVLDKLTFPADTVQTNRNIEQARAIVMPYQLTNYTEELSAQLIFGAIGANGKLPVTVNQRFRTGDGLAINPIGRLKYTIPEEVGIDSRFLTQQVDSLVNVGLTQKAFPGCVVQMAKDGKVIFHKAYGNHTYDASLGAEPKPTQLDDLFDMASVTKVSTSTPALMKLVDEGKFNLDGKMVDYLPFLKKSNKADLVWRDVLTHQARLKAWIAFWKDTKNEDGTWKPRTFKPARSARFPIEVTDSLFEFKGYPKVIYQQIKDSPLNEKKEYVYSDLSFIMYPLVIKRLTKIDFEDYLKSTFYRPIGASTLTYKPRRFYSLNRIAPTEYDSLFRNTLIWGRVHDEGAAMLDGLSGHAGLFGTSNDLLKMVQMYLQKGYYGGQQFISTKTMNEFTRYQFPELGNRRGLGFDKPSFKYSGNAPKSATEASFGHSGFTGTFIWIEPAYNLAYVFLSNRVYPTRNNNRISELNTRTNVVEALYQAVKRGIQ
- a CDS encoding adenylate kinase; amino-acid sequence: MRIHLVGASGSGVTTLGEALAARLSIPYFDADAYYWLPTQPPFQVRHDPTVRNQLLKTDLNQHPNWIVGGSLDSWGSYWETLFDLVVYLWIPADIRIQRLWQREIDRYGFGAQQNAEQRQRSEAFIEWAAGYDSGLQQGRSKPRHESWLQQLSCPVLRLEGDLTVEERITAVLGAIDQP